Proteins found in one Quercus robur chromosome 2, dhQueRobu3.1, whole genome shotgun sequence genomic segment:
- the LOC126714785 gene encoding LOW QUALITY PROTEIN: alkane hydroxylase MAH1-like (The sequence of the model RefSeq protein was modified relative to this genomic sequence to represent the inferred CDS: deleted 1 base in 1 codon; substituted 3 bases at 3 genomic stop codons), with protein sequence MAAGRDSVSAGLTWLFWIVATHPYVEAKILGEIKEHLLDKGXLKDFNXMSXISKLVYLHGAICESLRLCPPVPFEHKCSIQSDILPSGHSIRPNTTMIYSLYSMGRMESIWGQDCLDFKPERWISERGGIVHVPSFKFITFNAGPRTCLGKDITFIQMKIIASAILWNYSVQVVEGHPVSPGISVILHMKHGLKVRIRKRFV encoded by the exons ATGGCAGCTGGGAGAGATTCTGTAAGTGCAGGCCTCACTTGGCTTTTTTGGATTGTTGCAACACACCCATATGTGGAAGCTAAAATTCTAGGAGAGATCAAGGAGCATTTGTTGGACAAAGGATAGTTGAAAGATTTTAAC TAGATGAGCTAAATAAGTAAGCTAGTTTATCTCCATGGAGCGATATGTGAATCCTTACGCCTTTGTCCACCCGTACCTTTCGAGCACAAATGTTCAATTCAATCTGATATTCTTCCTAGTGGTCACTCTATCAGGCCAAATACAACAATGATATACTCTTTATACTCAATGGGAAGGATGGAGAGCATATGGGGTCAAGATTGCTTGGACTTCAAGCCAGAGAGATGGATTTCAGAGCGTGGAGGAATAGTGCATGTACCATCTTTCAAGTTCATAACATTTAATGCAGGTCCAAGGACTTGTCTAGGTAAGGATATAACCTTcattcaaatgaaaataatcGCAAGTGCCATCCTTTGGAATTACAGTGTTCAAGTGGTTGAAGGTCATCCTGTATCACCTGGCATCTCGGTTATACTTCACATGAAGCATGGTTTAAAGGTGAGAATCCGCAAAAGATTTGTTTGA